A portion of the Edaphobacter bradus genome contains these proteins:
- the metG gene encoding methionine--tRNA ligase subunit beta, whose translation MSEAQKKFYLTTPIYYVNARPHIGHAYTTIAADVIARRHRLLGDDTYFLTGTDEHGQKVQRSAAAVGVSPQKFTDEVSSSFQNLWKRMGITNDDFIRTTEPRHTQAVQKLFQLLYDRDAIYLSTYTGQYSVGEEMFVEGPPGTIGPDGKPTETVTEENYFFRLSNYQERLINLIESGELAIQPEVRKNEVLSFLRGDFNAVTVRVYDEALFSDTQHPPPGTIVPANLPADPLDIAYERGWVLKSASGKYYIPGALKDLSISRTSFKWGIPVPGPKQGEAEHVIYVWLDALANYMTAIGYGSDDPAEQEKFKKYWPADLHLVGKEIIRFHCVYWPAFLLAAGLPLPRAITAHGWLLFEESKMSKSRGNIVRTETILDAFGTLKPKPIDLPGPVLSDEYWKHEQDLFASDVLRYFLLREIPFGQDGSFSFDALIQRYNSDLANGYGNLVSRTLSMIQRYKAGKIPANDGSQSQRFLLADIQNRVSNSFSDCRFDQSLQQIWNFLGSVDQYISEAAPWKLAADESRNSDLETVLYTAAESIRIITALLYPVMPGTTAKVWSQLGLGDIEEAARKGELKNLEWGGLKPGTPLGPLGPIFPRADKGLIQLMTDIETNNASTTTKTTEPPAPAPQSVVSAPSAVAPATEGATETAPIAIDDFVKIELRVARVLVAERIPKADKLLRLEVDLGYEKRQILAGIAAWYAPEELLGRRIIIVANLAPRKMRGLESHGMLLAASHGEDGKPILATFADTDEIPLGSRLK comes from the coding sequence ATGTCTGAAGCGCAGAAAAAGTTCTACCTCACCACCCCGATCTACTATGTCAACGCGCGCCCTCACATCGGCCACGCGTACACGACCATCGCGGCTGACGTCATTGCGCGCCGCCACCGCCTTCTCGGCGACGACACCTACTTCCTCACCGGAACCGACGAGCACGGCCAGAAGGTCCAGCGCTCCGCCGCAGCCGTCGGCGTCTCTCCCCAGAAGTTCACCGACGAGGTTTCCTCCAGCTTTCAGAACCTCTGGAAGCGCATGGGAATCACCAACGACGACTTCATCCGCACCACCGAACCCCGCCACACCCAGGCGGTCCAGAAGCTCTTCCAACTCCTCTACGACCGCGACGCTATTTACCTGAGCACCTACACCGGGCAGTACTCCGTAGGCGAGGAGATGTTCGTCGAAGGCCCGCCCGGAACCATCGGCCCCGACGGCAAGCCCACCGAAACCGTCACCGAAGAGAACTACTTCTTCCGCCTCTCCAACTACCAAGAGCGGTTGATCAACCTGATCGAGAGCGGCGAGCTCGCCATCCAGCCCGAGGTCCGCAAAAACGAAGTCCTAAGCTTTCTGCGCGGCGACTTCAACGCGGTCACAGTCCGTGTCTACGATGAGGCCCTATTCTCTGACACACAGCATCCACCACCTGGCACCATCGTTCCCGCCAATCTCCCCGCAGACCCGCTAGATATAGCTTATGAGAGGGGCTGGGTCTTGAAGAGCGCCTCGGGGAAGTACTACATTCCCGGAGCCCTGAAAGACCTCTCCATCTCACGCACCAGCTTCAAGTGGGGCATCCCCGTTCCCGGTCCAAAACAAGGGGAAGCAGAGCACGTTATCTACGTCTGGCTCGACGCCCTCGCCAACTACATGACCGCCATCGGCTACGGCTCCGACGACCCCGCCGAGCAGGAGAAGTTCAAAAAATACTGGCCCGCTGACCTGCACCTCGTAGGCAAGGAGATCATCCGCTTTCACTGCGTCTACTGGCCCGCCTTCCTCCTGGCCGCCGGCCTGCCGCTGCCCAGGGCCATAACCGCGCACGGCTGGCTCCTCTTCGAAGAGTCGAAGATGAGCAAATCCCGCGGCAACATCGTTCGCACCGAGACCATCCTCGACGCCTTCGGCACCCTCAAGCCCAAGCCCATCGACCTTCCCGGCCCCGTGCTGAGCGACGAGTACTGGAAGCACGAACAGGACCTCTTCGCCTCCGACGTCCTACGATACTTCCTCCTCCGCGAGATCCCCTTCGGCCAGGACGGCAGCTTCAGCTTCGACGCCCTAATCCAGCGCTACAACAGCGACCTCGCCAACGGCTACGGCAATCTCGTCAGCCGCACACTGTCGATGATTCAGAGATACAAAGCCGGCAAGATCCCAGCTAACGATGGATCACAATCCCAACGCTTCTTGTTAGCTGACATACAGAATAGAGTGAGCAATTCGTTCTCGGATTGTCGATTCGACCAAAGTCTGCAACAGATATGGAATTTCCTCGGAAGCGTCGATCAATACATAAGTGAAGCGGCACCATGGAAGTTAGCGGCCGATGAATCGAGGAATTCCGATCTCGAAACAGTTCTATATACCGCGGCCGAATCCATTCGGATTATCACAGCTCTTCTTTATCCTGTAATGCCTGGCACCACCGCCAAAGTCTGGTCCCAACTAGGCCTCGGAGATATCGAAGAAGCCGCCCGCAAAGGCGAACTCAAAAACCTCGAATGGGGAGGTCTGAAACCCGGCACGCCACTCGGCCCACTAGGTCCCATCTTCCCCCGAGCCGACAAAGGACTCATCCAACTCATGACCGACATCGAAACGAACAACGCCTCAACCACCACCAAGACCACAGAGCCACCCGCTCCAGCCCCTCAATCCGTAGTATCCGCGCCGTCAGCAGTCGCTCCCGCTACTGAAGGCGCCACCGAAACCGCTCCGATTGCAATCGACGACTTCGTCAAAATCGAACTCCGCGTAGCCAGGGTCCTCGTCGCCGAACGCATCCCCAAGGCCGACAAGCTCCTCCGCCTCGAGGTCGACCTCGGCTACGAGAAACGCCAGATCCTCGCCGGTATCGCCGCATGGTACGCGCCGGAAGAGCTCCTCGGCCGCCGCATCATCATCGTGGCCAACCTCGCCCCCCGCAAGATGCGCGGCCTCGAGTCGCACGGCATGCTCCTCGCCGCTTCGCACGGCGAAGACGGCAAGCCCATCCTTGCCACCTTTGCCGACACCGACGAGATCCCCCTAGGCTCCCGCCTCAAGTAG
- a CDS encoding alpha-L-fucosidase, which translates to MNLLRRSLTATLLFAAPFAHAHLDGSKPDATPITHPVLAIQETESSAQRDARMEWWREARFGMFIHWGLYSIPAGTWNGQRTTHIGEWIMNDLSIPVADYKALAPQFNPTGFSAHDIVALAKSAGMKYIVITAKHHDGFAMYDSKVDPFNIVAATPFKRDPLRELAEECRKQGVKLGFYYSQAQDWTAPGGAAAVTGNHDPKTGHWDKAQEGSFDDYLRNKAIPQMEELLDNYKEYPVVVWFDTPKEMTPERAAEVVKVLNRHPNLIWNNRLGGTYEGDTETPEQYIPAQGFPGRDWESCMTINDTWGFKSYDTNFKSTETLLRNLIDIASKGGNYLLNIGPDSHGIVPAPEAERLQQMGQWLKVNGEAIYGTSATIFDTPTGTFSATEKGHNGQPKFIPTWNWRSTTTPTRVYVEILTWPKGSFHVDKMPRKVTSAYLLADPAHKPLKVTQNGDSLDVQLPSRALDPIATVLVLNTSK; encoded by the coding sequence GTGAACCTTCTCCGCCGCAGCCTCACCGCAACGCTTCTCTTCGCCGCGCCTTTCGCCCACGCGCATCTCGATGGCAGCAAACCCGACGCAACGCCCATCACACATCCCGTACTCGCCATCCAGGAGACCGAGTCGTCCGCCCAGCGCGACGCTCGCATGGAGTGGTGGCGCGAAGCCCGCTTCGGCATGTTCATCCACTGGGGTCTCTACTCCATCCCCGCCGGCACCTGGAACGGCCAGCGCACCACACACATCGGCGAGTGGATCATGAACGACCTCTCCATTCCCGTCGCCGACTACAAGGCCCTAGCCCCGCAGTTCAATCCCACCGGCTTCAGCGCCCATGACATCGTCGCGCTCGCGAAATCCGCCGGCATGAAGTACATCGTCATCACCGCCAAGCACCACGACGGCTTCGCGATGTACGACTCTAAGGTCGATCCCTTCAATATCGTCGCCGCCACCCCCTTCAAGCGCGACCCCCTCCGCGAACTTGCCGAAGAGTGCCGCAAGCAGGGGGTGAAGCTCGGCTTCTACTACTCGCAGGCGCAGGACTGGACCGCACCCGGGGGAGCCGCAGCCGTTACCGGCAATCACGATCCCAAGACCGGACACTGGGACAAGGCCCAGGAGGGCAGCTTCGACGACTACCTCCGCAACAAGGCCATTCCTCAGATGGAAGAGCTCCTCGACAACTACAAGGAATACCCCGTCGTCGTCTGGTTCGATACCCCCAAAGAGATGACGCCTGAGCGCGCCGCGGAGGTCGTCAAAGTCCTCAACCGGCACCCCAACCTCATCTGGAACAATCGTCTCGGCGGAACCTACGAGGGCGACACCGAGACCCCCGAGCAATACATTCCTGCACAAGGCTTCCCCGGCCGCGACTGGGAATCCTGCATGACCATCAACGACACTTGGGGCTTCAAGTCCTACGACACCAACTTCAAGTCCACCGAGACCCTCCTGCGCAACCTCATCGACATCGCCAGCAAGGGCGGCAACTACCTCCTGAACATCGGCCCCGACTCTCACGGCATCGTCCCCGCTCCCGAGGCAGAACGGCTCCAACAAATGGGTCAGTGGCTCAAAGTCAACGGCGAGGCAATCTACGGCACCTCAGCCACCATCTTCGACACTCCCACCGGAACCTTCAGCGCCACCGAGAAGGGCCACAATGGCCAACCGAAGTTTATTCCCACTTGGAACTGGCGCTCGACCACCACGCCAACCAGGGTCTACGTCGAGATCCTCACCTGGCCCAAAGGCAGCTTCCACGTAGACAAGATGCCCCGCAAGGTCACCAGCGCCTATCTGCTGGCCGACCCTGCCCACAAGCCGCTCAAGGTCACGCAGAACGGAGACAGCCTCGACGTCCAGCTACCCTCCAGGGCGCTCGACCCCATCGCAACAGTGCTCGTCCTCAACACCAGCAAGTAG
- a CDS encoding haloalkane dehalogenase: MSHLSQSPRSAGSAWAREKRFADVLGRRMAYVERGVGHPIVFLHGNPTSSFLWRSVLPHVEASGRRLIAPDLIGMGDSDKIPAGTEPDRYRFASHARYLDAFIDEVVGTEPLTLVLHDWGGALGFDWAYRHQQRVRAIAYMETFVAPLTLEDLPESFHPTLKAVRSPAGEALVLDENMFIEKMLPGVTQRTLSADEMAEYRRPFLKAGDDRWPTLQWPREVPLSGEPADVHDRIAAYSAWLKTASLPKLFIDAEPGVFITGRIRSLASSFPNQDRVVVGGLHFVQEDNPDEIGRTIVGWLERI; this comes from the coding sequence ATGTCACACCTGTCACAATCGCCTCGCTCGGCAGGCAGCGCCTGGGCACGCGAAAAGCGTTTTGCCGACGTGCTCGGCCGCCGGATGGCCTATGTCGAACGCGGCGTGGGACACCCGATTGTGTTCCTTCACGGCAACCCGACCTCCTCGTTCCTTTGGCGATCTGTCCTGCCGCACGTCGAGGCCTCCGGCCGTCGGCTGATCGCTCCTGATCTCATCGGCATGGGCGATTCGGACAAGATCCCGGCCGGCACCGAGCCCGATCGCTACCGCTTCGCGAGCCACGCCCGCTACCTTGACGCCTTTATCGATGAGGTGGTCGGAACGGAGCCGCTGACGCTCGTCCTGCACGACTGGGGAGGCGCCTTGGGCTTCGACTGGGCGTACCGCCATCAGCAGCGCGTTCGAGCGATAGCCTATATGGAGACATTCGTTGCGCCGCTCACCTTGGAAGATCTTCCAGAAAGCTTCCATCCGACGCTGAAGGCCGTGCGTTCGCCGGCGGGCGAAGCTCTGGTGCTCGATGAGAACATGTTCATCGAGAAGATGCTGCCCGGCGTCACGCAGCGGACGCTGTCGGCCGACGAGATGGCGGAGTACCGGCGACCATTCCTGAAGGCCGGCGACGATCGTTGGCCGACATTGCAGTGGCCGCGCGAAGTGCCGCTGTCGGGCGAGCCGGCCGATGTCCACGATCGGATTGCCGCCTACTCCGCATGGCTGAAAACAGCGTCGCTGCCGAAGCTCTTTATCGACGCAGAGCCCGGTGTATTCATCACGGGCCGAATCAGGAGTCTGGCGAGCAGTTTCCCTAATCAAGACCGCGTCGTCGTCGGAGGTCTCCACTTCGTGCAAGAGGACAATCCCGACGAGATTGGACGGACTATCGTCGGCTGGCTCGAACGAATTTGA
- a CDS encoding YajQ family cyclic di-GMP-binding protein, translating to MATDNSFDVVSKVEIQEVKNAIDQATKEIHARFDLKDSKSKIELEGTDTIQLASQDDYKLKAVVEILSQKLVKRGVSLKNLEFEKVEPAAGSSVRQKVKLVQGIPSEKAKAIVAAIKDSKKKAQASIQGDTVRIVSKDRDVLQEVIALLRGKDFGVELQFTNYRSS from the coding sequence ATGGCAACCGACAACAGCTTCGACGTAGTCAGCAAGGTAGAGATTCAGGAAGTCAAGAACGCCATCGACCAGGCCACCAAAGAGATCCACGCCCGCTTCGATCTCAAGGACTCCAAGTCGAAGATCGAGCTCGAAGGCACCGACACCATCCAACTCGCCTCGCAGGACGACTACAAGCTCAAGGCCGTCGTCGAGATTCTCTCCCAGAAGCTCGTCAAGCGCGGAGTCTCCCTCAAGAACCTCGAGTTCGAGAAGGTCGAGCCCGCCGCTGGCTCCTCGGTCCGCCAGAAGGTCAAGCTCGTCCAGGGCATCCCGTCCGAAAAAGCCAAGGCCATCGTCGCCGCCATCAAGGACTCCAAGAAGAAGGCCCAGGCCAGCATCCAGGGGGACACCGTCCGCATCGTCAGCAAAGACCGCGATGTCCTTCAGGAGGTCATCGCCCTACTGCGCGGCAAAGACTTCGGCGTCGAGCTCCAGTTCACCAACTACCGCTCGAGCTAA
- a CDS encoding FadR/GntR family transcriptional regulator: MKKEVHDEAASHSQLTMQVVEHVRSLIASGEVKPGDRLPPERELARKLKISRSSLRAGIGFLSAMGVLKSRHGAGTFVSSGPPAFDSNSFSVLGALHGFLPWQMFEARIVLESNVAALAAERATDEHVAELAEEVAEMYATLTDPQEYLIHDVRFHRAIARAAGNPILGALMETITANLYQNRSMTVQNAQDLKESAEMHREIYRAIRSHNPNLARRTMEQHLKMASKAQAAETEQPATPLPDEDNAETKPV, encoded by the coding sequence GTGAAAAAAGAGGTTCATGACGAGGCTGCGTCTCACAGTCAACTGACCATGCAGGTCGTCGAGCACGTCCGCTCGCTCATCGCCAGCGGAGAGGTCAAACCTGGCGACCGCCTCCCGCCCGAGCGCGAACTGGCCCGCAAGCTCAAGATCAGCCGCTCCAGCCTCCGCGCCGGCATCGGCTTCCTCTCCGCCATGGGCGTGCTGAAGAGCCGCCACGGTGCCGGGACCTTCGTCTCCAGCGGCCCGCCGGCCTTCGACTCCAACTCCTTCTCCGTCCTTGGAGCCCTCCACGGCTTCCTCCCGTGGCAGATGTTCGAAGCCCGCATCGTCCTCGAGTCCAACGTCGCCGCACTCGCCGCCGAGCGCGCCACCGACGAGCACGTCGCCGAGCTAGCCGAAGAGGTCGCCGAGATGTACGCCACCCTCACCGACCCGCAGGAGTACCTCATCCACGACGTCCGCTTTCACCGGGCGATCGCCCGTGCCGCCGGAAACCCCATCCTCGGCGCCCTCATGGAGACCATCACCGCCAACCTCTACCAGAACCGCTCCATGACGGTGCAGAACGCGCAGGACCTCAAGGAGTCGGCCGAGATGCACCGCGAGATCTACCGCGCCATCCGCTCCCACAACCCCAACCTCGCCCGCCGGACCATGGAGCAGCACCTCAAGATGGCCAGCAAAGCCCAGGCCGCCGAAACCGAGCAGCCCGCGACCCCGCTCCCTGACGAAGACAACGCCGAAACAAAACCCGTCTAG
- a CDS encoding VOC family protein, whose product MIFGAHVIVYSKDATADRAFFQEVLGFSSVDTGHGWLIFELPPAEAAVHPDEENNRHELYFMCDDLKTQISALREKGVQCSDVQEARWGSITRIPLPGGGEVGLYQPKHPTALAVSSK is encoded by the coding sequence ATGATCTTTGGTGCCCATGTAATCGTATACAGCAAGGATGCGACCGCTGATCGCGCCTTCTTCCAGGAGGTCCTCGGATTTTCATCTGTGGACACTGGTCACGGATGGCTGATTTTTGAGCTGCCTCCGGCAGAAGCGGCAGTCCATCCCGACGAAGAGAATAACCGGCACGAACTCTATTTCATGTGTGACGATCTGAAGACTCAGATATCGGCACTCAGAGAGAAGGGCGTCCAGTGTTCGGATGTGCAAGAAGCCAGATGGGGTTCGATCACCAGGATCCCGCTTCCCGGCGGGGGCGAAGTCGGTCTCTACCAGCCGAAGCATCCAACGGCATTAGCCGTCAGCTCAAAGTGA
- a CDS encoding cupin domain-containing protein yields the protein MENLNRRDVLVALSAFAAMGGVEARAQASARPGEKMLSESMAFPFDSLEVRKNQNGVSRPVVQGVLATGETVEMHETTLLPGHMPHPPHKHRHSEFMMIREGQLEFDNDGKKERVGPGGVIFAASNVMHALLNVGETPANYFVIAIGRESGITPVGAK from the coding sequence ATGGAAAATCTGAACCGACGTGATGTTTTGGTTGCCCTTTCGGCGTTTGCAGCGATGGGCGGTGTGGAGGCGAGGGCGCAGGCGTCTGCCCGGCCGGGCGAGAAGATGCTGTCGGAGTCGATGGCGTTTCCGTTCGACTCGCTTGAAGTTCGCAAGAATCAGAACGGCGTTTCGCGGCCGGTAGTGCAGGGAGTACTGGCGACGGGCGAGACGGTGGAGATGCACGAGACGACGCTGCTGCCCGGGCATATGCCGCATCCGCCGCACAAGCACAGGCACTCGGAGTTCATGATGATTCGCGAGGGCCAGCTTGAGTTCGACAACGATGGCAAGAAGGAGCGCGTGGGGCCAGGCGGGGTGATCTTTGCGGCCTCGAATGTGATGCACGCGCTGCTGAATGTTGGGGAGACACCGGCGAATTATTTTGTGATCGCGATTGGCCGGGAGTCGGGGATCACTCCGGTGGGTGCGAAGTAG
- the meaB gene encoding methylmalonyl Co-A mutase-associated GTPase MeaB, which yields MDGSELERILGRLRSGDVRALARAVSVVEDRAAGAAELVSACRKEAKRALRVGVTGPPGAGKSTLVDQMARRLRAEEKEVGVLAVDPSSPYTGGALLGDRIRMQGFEGDGGVYIRSMASRGAMGGVAEAAEDVCVVMEAAGRDVILIETVGVGQDEVDVISLADATVLVLMPGMGDEVQSLKAGVMEVADIFVVNKSDREGAERVEAEILAMQSLGAARTGWVPPVVRTVATVGEGVGELMDAVQRCAAETRGHHEPAQLRWRNGGLRLDHLGVAVKSISASKGFYEALGMVVAHEETVEHEKVKTAMLPLGESRIELLEPTEEESVIGRFLAKRGEGLHHIAVHAEGIDAMFERLKAQGVRLASDAVRVGAGGHRYFFVHPASTGGVLLEIVGDAREVGA from the coding sequence ATGGACGGTTCGGAGCTAGAGCGGATACTGGGGAGGCTGCGTTCAGGAGATGTGCGGGCGCTGGCCCGGGCGGTGTCGGTAGTAGAGGACCGGGCTGCAGGAGCGGCTGAGCTGGTATCTGCCTGCAGGAAGGAAGCGAAGAGGGCGCTGCGGGTAGGTGTGACGGGGCCGCCGGGCGCAGGGAAGAGCACGCTGGTGGACCAGATGGCCCGGAGGCTGCGCGCTGAGGAGAAAGAGGTTGGGGTGCTGGCGGTGGACCCTTCGAGTCCTTATACGGGCGGGGCGCTACTGGGCGATCGTATCCGAATGCAGGGGTTTGAGGGTGATGGCGGCGTGTACATCCGCAGCATGGCTTCGCGTGGAGCGATGGGTGGAGTGGCAGAGGCCGCGGAGGATGTGTGTGTCGTGATGGAGGCGGCAGGCCGCGATGTGATCTTGATTGAGACAGTTGGTGTGGGGCAGGATGAGGTGGATGTGATCAGCCTGGCCGACGCGACTGTGCTTGTGCTGATGCCCGGAATGGGCGACGAGGTGCAGAGCCTGAAAGCCGGAGTTATGGAGGTCGCCGATATCTTTGTGGTGAACAAGAGCGATCGCGAAGGCGCAGAGCGGGTGGAGGCGGAGATTCTTGCGATGCAGTCGCTTGGTGCGGCGCGGACGGGTTGGGTGCCTCCGGTGGTGCGGACGGTGGCGACGGTAGGCGAGGGTGTTGGGGAGTTGATGGATGCAGTGCAACGCTGCGCGGCTGAGACACGCGGTCATCATGAGCCGGCACAGTTGCGGTGGCGAAATGGAGGGCTGCGGCTGGATCACCTGGGTGTTGCGGTGAAGAGCATTTCCGCGTCGAAGGGGTTCTACGAGGCGCTGGGAATGGTGGTGGCGCATGAGGAGACGGTAGAGCATGAGAAGGTGAAGACTGCGATGCTTCCGCTGGGAGAGAGCAGGATCGAGCTGCTGGAGCCGACCGAAGAGGAGTCGGTGATTGGGAGGTTTCTGGCGAAGCGCGGAGAAGGCTTGCATCACATCGCCGTGCACGCGGAGGGGATCGATGCAATGTTTGAACGGCTGAAGGCGCAGGGAGTTCGGCTGGCGAGCGATGCGGTGCGTGTGGGCGCAGGTGGGCACAGGTACTTCTTCGTGCATCCGGCGAGCACGGGCGGCGTGCTGCTGGAGATTGTAGGAGATGCGCGCGAGGTTGGAGCATGA
- a CDS encoding TatD family hydrolase, giving the protein MPAILYDHQNSRTNFPVPFNTRAMHLIDSHAHLDFYTDHPTERDEVLQRSFAAGVKTILAIGIGENPSEMHKALDLANTVIGPNLPQVYASAGIHPEQAHNATTEALVELTTLSTQPRCIAVGEIGLDYYHLSNPDIPTQQLAFTAQMYIAAEARKPILIHCRTSELATPQAKQKYGSADAWQDTLSLIDEHWHAHSLGGIMHCFSGNIEDARRSLDGGFYLSFAGNLTYPKAQSIRDAAAFAPADRILVETDAPFLAPIPHRGQRNEPALVAHTAAALAELRGVSLEELAATTTENFHRLFPTTADPKPLP; this is encoded by the coding sequence ATGCCCGCCATCCTATACGACCATCAAAACTCTCGCACCAATTTCCCTGTACCCTTTAACACCAGAGCCATGCACCTCATCGACTCCCACGCCCACCTCGACTTCTACACTGACCATCCCACCGAGCGCGACGAAGTCCTTCAACGCTCCTTCGCCGCCGGAGTCAAGACCATCCTCGCCATCGGCATCGGCGAGAATCCCTCCGAGATGCACAAAGCCCTCGACCTGGCCAACACCGTCATCGGGCCGAATCTCCCGCAGGTCTACGCCAGCGCCGGCATCCATCCCGAGCAGGCCCACAACGCCACCACCGAAGCTCTCGTCGAACTCACCACGCTCTCCACCCAACCACGCTGCATCGCCGTCGGCGAGATCGGCCTCGACTACTATCACCTCTCCAACCCCGACATCCCCACCCAGCAGCTCGCCTTCACCGCGCAGATGTACATCGCTGCCGAGGCCCGCAAGCCCATCCTCATCCACTGCCGCACCTCCGAGCTGGCCACGCCGCAGGCCAAACAGAAGTACGGCTCTGCTGACGCCTGGCAGGACACCCTCTCCCTCATCGACGAGCACTGGCACGCGCACTCGCTCGGCGGCATCATGCACTGCTTCTCCGGCAACATCGAAGATGCGCGCCGCTCCCTCGACGGCGGCTTCTATCTCTCCTTCGCCGGAAACCTCACCTACCCCAAGGCCCAGTCCATCCGAGACGCCGCCGCGTTCGCTCCCGCCGACCGCATCCTCGTCGAGACCGACGCGCCCTTCCTCGCGCCCATTCCGCACCGCGGCCAGCGCAACGAGCCCGCCCTCGTCGCCCACACTGCTGCGGCACTTGCCGAGCTCCGTGGCGTCTCGCTTGAAGAGCTGGCGGCCACGACGACAGAAAACTTCCACCGCCTCTTTCCCACAACCGCTGACCCCAAACCGCTGCCATAA
- a CDS encoding MFS transporter, which produces MPINTATKPDSGFTTSAPEKSNIRWFVCALLFAATTINYMDRSVFSLIEPLLHKLPFMGWDSTQDAFHQPVFDNNFGTVVMYFQIAYGVGLLTTGRIIDKIGTKIGYALAIAVWALSSMSHALVGSVAGFCLARFMLGIGESGNFPAAIKATTEWFPTEERALATGIFNSGSNASALIAPALVAWVTMRFGWRAAFVTTGSMGIIWLVVWLLFPYNKLRRGATLTQENLKPVTEGGPLLSKLLGTPGLYAFSIAKGLTDPIWWFYLFYLPQFLNRNYGLTLKDAYWYLVTVYMLASVGSIFGGWLSGILMKRGFSINAGRKLAMLVCALAVLPVMLVPQMHHIAPHNAWPATLLIGLAAAAHQGWSANLFSTPTDMFPSTAVSTVVGIGGAVGAVGGATFTWIVKNYFSLHPTLIFTLAGMAYITSLLIFQFLVPRLGQPRAA; this is translated from the coding sequence ATGCCTATCAACACCGCCACTAAGCCCGACTCTGGCTTTACGACCTCTGCCCCCGAAAAATCGAACATCCGCTGGTTTGTCTGCGCGCTTCTCTTCGCTGCCACCACCATCAACTACATGGACCGCTCGGTCTTCTCACTGATCGAGCCGCTGCTCCACAAGCTTCCTTTTATGGGCTGGGACAGCACCCAGGACGCCTTCCACCAGCCCGTCTTTGACAACAACTTCGGCACCGTCGTGATGTACTTCCAGATCGCCTACGGCGTCGGTCTGCTGACCACCGGGCGCATCATCGACAAGATCGGCACGAAGATTGGCTATGCCCTCGCCATCGCCGTCTGGGCACTCTCATCGATGAGCCACGCCCTCGTCGGCTCCGTCGCGGGCTTCTGCCTCGCGCGCTTCATGCTTGGCATCGGCGAATCCGGCAACTTCCCCGCCGCCATCAAGGCGACCACCGAGTGGTTCCCCACCGAAGAACGCGCCCTCGCCACTGGCATCTTCAACTCCGGATCCAACGCCTCTGCCCTCATCGCGCCCGCGCTGGTCGCCTGGGTCACCATGCGCTTCGGCTGGCGTGCCGCGTTCGTCACGACCGGCTCCATGGGAATCATCTGGCTCGTGGTCTGGCTGCTCTTCCCATATAACAAGCTCCGCCGCGGCGCCACGCTCACGCAGGAGAACCTCAAGCCTGTCACCGAAGGCGGCCCGCTCCTTAGCAAGCTGCTCGGCACCCCCGGCCTCTACGCCTTCTCCATCGCCAAAGGACTCACCGATCCCATCTGGTGGTTCTATCTCTTCTATCTCCCCCAGTTCCTCAACCGAAACTACGGCCTCACGCTCAAGGATGCCTACTGGTACCTCGTCACCGTCTACATGCTCGCCTCAGTCGGCTCTATCTTCGGCGGTTGGCTCTCCGGAATCCTCATGAAGCGCGGCTTCTCCATCAACGCCGGCCGCAAACTTGCCATGCTCGTCTGCGCACTAGCCGTCCTGCCGGTCATGCTTGTCCCGCAGATGCACCATATCGCTCCGCATAATGCCTGGCCGGCGACGCTGCTCATAGGCCTCGCTGCTGCGGCGCATCAGGGCTGGTCGGCGAACCTCTTCTCCACCCCCACTGACATGTTCCCCTCCACCGCCGTCTCCACCGTCGTCGGCATCGGCGGAGCAGTCGGCGCCGTCGGAGGAGCCACCTTCACCTGGATCGTCAAGAACTACTTCTCGCTCCACCCCACGCTTATCTTCACGCTCGCCGGCATGGCTTACATCACTTCGTTACTCATCTTCCAGTTCCTCGTCCCGCGCCTCGGGCAGCCACGCGCCGCCTAG